The proteins below come from a single Beutenbergia cavernae DSM 12333 genomic window:
- a CDS encoding type I restriction endonuclease subunit R, with translation MSDSSAELALEVEIAEYLAAHGWLYSPSGQGYDAGLALFPDDVFAWLEATQPAELAKVVTAGSASEAKQRQQLVAALSKRLDAPMSHGGGTLNVLRRPFAHVNAHLNMCQFRPATTLNPKTTADYAAVRLRVVRQVYFSPVKGDNRAIDLVFFVNGIPVATAELKTFFKQHVTSAIDQYKHDRNPAGQPLLGHGNRALVHFAVDDDEVWMTTRLAGPRTYFLPFNRGTLDGGAGNPPNPAGPASSYLWERVLQRDAWLNILGVLMFVRHEEHVDPISGKKSRSSTILFPRFHQWEVVTRLVDAARTEGPGGRYLVQHSAGSGKTNSIAWTAHRLARLHNDANEKVFDTVLVITDRTVLDNQLQAAVRQIDDRKDLVVTIDDTEVRRAGGSKSKALAQALTDKRLIVVVTIQTFPFVMEQLAENAALRENRFAIIVDEAHTSQTGATASEVRKVLSAGGVEVPEGEEIDAEDLLNSAVEQQIADAVTQRATPSNLSYLAFTATPKAKTLELFGRPDPDDPDGLPRAFHLYSMRQAIEEGFILDVLRGYQTYSTAYEIERTAVEHGVDASAGFTDGDGDLVDEKAASRAIMEYVRLHPSNIGQKVRIVVEHFRANVAYLLDGHAKAMVVTSSRKAAVRYKLEIDAYLRTQGYADMQALVAFSGSLDDEEYLIENASEATMNPGLASLDLAEEFKAPRYRVMIVADKFQTGFDQPLLCAMYVDKRLDGIAAVQTLSRLNRTYRAPSGEVKATTFVLDFVNDPLEVQASFEPYFTEARIETRTDPNLVHEVAAKLAEADIYTADDVETFTHAWFTRAGHGALSAAIKGPKDTFATLYASAKTRQDTAELERLELFRKDAGTFVRLYDFMSQVIDYGSTELEKLSVFLRHLVRVIAVDRLSSDVDLSDVVLKRVKQIDRGRLDLGLTGDAVLSPATGAGSGAASRDPKLIALNEIIQRINTLFAGEFEPGTVEGFVRSAATEVSKDPQVVAEIEANEIDQFRKSPTVPHKVIDAVLDVPGLMEKMTGEAIGNPAIIAAIAEAAYLLHQIQRARVLE, from the coding sequence ATGTCTGACTCATCTGCCGAGCTGGCGCTCGAGGTCGAGATCGCGGAGTACCTGGCCGCGCACGGCTGGTTGTACTCGCCGAGCGGGCAGGGGTACGACGCGGGTCTCGCGCTGTTCCCGGACGACGTCTTCGCGTGGTTGGAGGCGACGCAGCCGGCGGAGCTTGCGAAGGTCGTGACCGCCGGGTCGGCGTCGGAGGCGAAGCAGCGCCAGCAGCTCGTGGCGGCGCTGTCCAAGCGGTTGGACGCCCCGATGTCGCACGGCGGTGGGACGCTCAACGTGCTGCGGCGTCCGTTCGCGCACGTGAACGCGCACCTGAACATGTGTCAGTTCCGGCCGGCGACGACGTTGAACCCGAAGACCACCGCGGACTATGCGGCGGTGCGGCTGCGGGTGGTGCGGCAGGTGTACTTCTCGCCGGTCAAGGGCGACAACCGCGCGATCGACCTGGTGTTCTTCGTCAACGGCATCCCGGTCGCGACGGCGGAGCTGAAGACGTTCTTCAAGCAGCACGTCACGTCCGCGATCGACCAGTACAAGCACGACCGGAACCCGGCCGGTCAGCCGCTGCTGGGCCATGGGAACCGGGCGCTGGTGCACTTCGCCGTCGACGACGACGAGGTCTGGATGACCACCAGGCTCGCCGGCCCTAGGACGTACTTCCTGCCGTTCAACCGAGGCACTCTCGACGGCGGCGCCGGCAACCCTCCCAACCCGGCCGGTCCGGCGTCGTCGTACCTGTGGGAGCGGGTCCTGCAACGGGACGCCTGGTTGAACATCCTGGGTGTGCTGATGTTCGTGCGCCACGAGGAACACGTCGACCCGATCAGCGGGAAGAAGTCGAGGTCTTCGACGATCCTGTTCCCGCGGTTCCACCAGTGGGAGGTCGTCACCCGGCTCGTGGACGCCGCCCGCACCGAAGGGCCTGGCGGACGCTACCTCGTGCAGCACTCGGCCGGGTCGGGCAAGACCAACTCGATCGCGTGGACGGCGCACCGCCTGGCCCGGCTGCACAACGATGCGAACGAGAAGGTCTTCGACACCGTGCTGGTCATCACCGACCGCACAGTCCTCGACAACCAGCTGCAGGCCGCCGTCCGGCAGATCGACGACCGCAAGGACCTGGTCGTTACGATCGACGACACCGAGGTTCGCCGCGCAGGGGGATCGAAGTCCAAGGCCCTGGCTCAGGCGCTCACGGACAAGCGACTGATCGTCGTGGTGACGATCCAGACGTTCCCGTTCGTGATGGAGCAGCTGGCCGAGAACGCGGCTCTGCGTGAGAACCGGTTCGCGATCATCGTCGACGAGGCGCACACCTCCCAGACTGGGGCTACCGCCTCCGAGGTTCGCAAAGTCCTGTCCGCCGGCGGCGTCGAGGTGCCCGAGGGGGAGGAGATCGACGCGGAGGATCTGCTCAACTCCGCCGTCGAGCAACAGATCGCGGACGCGGTGACGCAGCGAGCCACGCCGTCGAACCTGTCGTACCTCGCGTTCACCGCGACCCCGAAGGCCAAGACGCTCGAGCTGTTCGGCCGGCCCGACCCGGACGACCCGGACGGGCTCCCGCGGGCGTTCCACCTGTACTCGATGAGGCAGGCGATCGAGGAGGGGTTCATCCTCGACGTTCTGCGGGGGTACCAGACCTACTCGACGGCCTACGAGATCGAACGCACCGCCGTCGAGCACGGCGTGGACGCCTCGGCCGGGTTCACCGACGGCGACGGGGACCTGGTCGACGAGAAGGCCGCGTCCCGGGCGATCATGGAGTACGTCCGGCTGCACCCGTCGAACATCGGGCAGAAGGTGCGGATCGTCGTCGAGCACTTCCGGGCCAACGTGGCCTACCTGCTCGACGGGCACGCCAAGGCGATGGTCGTGACGTCCTCGCGCAAGGCCGCGGTGCGGTACAAGCTGGAGATTGACGCTTACCTGCGCACCCAGGGGTACGCGGACATGCAGGCGCTGGTCGCGTTCTCCGGGTCCCTCGACGACGAGGAGTACCTGATCGAGAACGCCAGCGAAGCGACGATGAACCCCGGTCTGGCGTCCCTGGACTTGGCCGAAGAGTTCAAGGCTCCGCGGTACCGGGTGATGATCGTGGCGGACAAGTTCCAGACCGGGTTCGACCAGCCGCTGTTGTGCGCGATGTACGTCGACAAGCGGCTCGACGGCATCGCCGCCGTGCAGACCCTGTCCCGGCTGAACCGCACCTACCGGGCGCCGTCAGGCGAGGTGAAGGCGACGACCTTCGTCCTGGACTTCGTCAACGACCCGCTGGAGGTGCAGGCGTCGTTCGAGCCGTACTTCACCGAGGCGCGGATCGAGACCAGGACGGACCCGAACCTCGTTCACGAGGTTGCCGCAAAGCTCGCCGAGGCGGACATCTACACCGCCGACGACGTCGAGACGTTTACACACGCGTGGTTCACCCGGGCCGGACATGGCGCGTTGTCCGCGGCGATCAAGGGGCCCAAGGACACCTTCGCCACGCTGTACGCCTCGGCCAAGACCCGGCAGGACACCGCCGAGCTCGAGCGCCTGGAGCTGTTCCGCAAGGACGCCGGGACGTTCGTGCGGCTCTACGACTTCATGTCGCAGGTCATCGACTATGGGAGCACGGAGCTGGAGAAGCTGTCGGTGTTCTTGCGCCATCTCGTGCGCGTCATCGCCGTCGACCGGCTCAGCAGCGACGTAGACCTGTCTGACGTCGTGCTCAAGCGCGTGAAGCAGATCGACCGTGGACGCCTGGATCTCGGTCTCACCGGCGACGCCGTCCTTTCTCCCGCAACGGGCGCGGGCTCCGGGGCGGCATCGCGCGACCCGAAGCTCATCGCACTGAACGAGATCATCCAGCGCATCAACACCCTGTTCGCCGGAGAGTTCGAGCCCGGGACGGTCGAGGGGTTCGTGCGCTCCGCGGCCACCGAGGTGTCCAAGGACCCGCAGGTCGTCGCGGAGATCGAGGCCAACGAGATCGACCAGTTCCGCAAGTCGCCCACCGTGCCGCACAAGGTCATCGACGCCGTCCTCGACGTCCCCGGCCTGATGGAGAAGATGACCGGCGAGGCCATCGGCAACCCCGCCATCATCGCGGCCATCGCCGAAGCGGCGTACCTGCTGCACCAGATCCAGCGCGCCAGAGTCCTGGAGTAG
- a CDS encoding type I restriction-modification system subunit M yields MSQLSSFVWSIADLLRGPFKPHQYGTVVLPFTILRRLEGVMAPHREAMVTAVAKADDATMRRALVRRATGLPFYTTSSYTLATALEDPDNLAANLVDYVNGFSAEVDVFKHFDFEARIHQLDAADRLIPVTQGFARVDLSTDHVSNAGMGDLFEHLIFKDFEASNAEAGDFYTPRDAIRLLVDLVFAEDTSALAAPGITRSVYDPAAGTGGMLSVAEEHLHELNPKANLALFAQEINPASYAIAKSDMLIKGQNIENVRLGDTLAEDLFDGETFDFALSNPPYGVDWKAAEKAVRAEHVRGTGGRFAPGLPSVGDGSMLFLLHLVAKMRPVDARGNGGRGGIVLNGSPLFNGGAGSGPSEIRGHLLEHDLVDAIVALPNDMFYNTGIATYLWILDNSKQPERRRKVQLIDATKLGTKMRKSLGSKRVEISTADRGRIVQAYDRFDGVAADGDASGPRSKVFDTLDFAYWSVTVERPLRLNFQVTPERLENVMASKPLSKVEGLVGVLSAFGDELYLNRDEFMGRLGTHLGAHRVGLTTPQRKALWQALGERDETADTCTDSKGRPEPDTGLRDTEIVPFGWSDHPKADDAERDTIQAYFDAEVAPHVPDAWIDWTKTRVGYEIPFTRHFYEYVPPRPLAEIDADLEASVSRILDLLREVEA; encoded by the coding sequence TTGAGTCAGCTGAGCAGTTTCGTGTGGTCGATCGCGGACCTGCTGCGGGGGCCGTTCAAGCCGCACCAGTACGGCACCGTCGTGCTGCCGTTCACGATCCTGCGGCGGCTGGAGGGCGTGATGGCGCCGCACCGGGAGGCGATGGTGACGGCTGTCGCGAAGGCCGACGATGCGACCATGCGTCGTGCGCTGGTGCGCCGGGCGACGGGGCTGCCGTTCTACACGACGTCGTCGTACACGCTCGCCACCGCACTGGAGGATCCGGACAACCTGGCCGCGAACCTGGTCGACTACGTGAACGGGTTCTCGGCCGAGGTCGACGTGTTCAAGCACTTCGACTTCGAGGCTCGCATCCACCAGCTCGACGCGGCCGACCGGCTCATCCCCGTCACGCAGGGGTTCGCGCGGGTCGACCTGTCGACGGACCACGTGTCGAACGCCGGCATGGGCGACCTGTTCGAGCACCTGATCTTCAAGGACTTCGAGGCGTCGAACGCCGAGGCCGGCGACTTCTACACTCCGCGCGACGCGATCCGCCTGCTCGTGGACCTGGTCTTCGCCGAGGACACCTCCGCGCTCGCCGCGCCGGGCATCACGCGCTCCGTGTACGACCCGGCTGCAGGAACCGGCGGCATGCTCTCGGTGGCCGAGGAGCACCTGCACGAGCTGAACCCGAAGGCGAACCTGGCGTTGTTCGCCCAGGAGATCAACCCGGCGTCGTATGCCATCGCCAAGTCGGACATGTTGATCAAGGGTCAGAACATCGAGAACGTCCGTCTCGGCGACACCCTCGCCGAGGACCTGTTCGACGGCGAGACGTTCGACTTCGCTCTGTCGAACCCACCGTACGGGGTTGACTGGAAGGCCGCGGAGAAGGCGGTCCGTGCCGAGCACGTGCGCGGCACGGGCGGCCGCTTCGCCCCCGGACTGCCGTCCGTGGGTGACGGGTCGATGCTGTTCCTGCTGCACCTGGTCGCCAAGATGCGTCCCGTTGACGCCAGGGGAAACGGCGGCCGCGGCGGCATCGTGCTGAACGGGTCGCCGCTGTTCAACGGCGGCGCCGGGTCGGGCCCGTCCGAGATCCGTGGGCACCTGCTGGAGCACGACCTGGTCGACGCGATCGTCGCGCTGCCGAACGACATGTTCTACAACACCGGTATCGCGACGTACCTGTGGATCCTGGACAACAGCAAGCAGCCCGAACGCCGGCGCAAGGTGCAGCTGATCGACGCGACCAAGCTCGGCACGAAGATGCGCAAGTCCCTGGGCTCCAAGCGGGTGGAGATCTCGACGGCGGACCGCGGGCGGATCGTGCAGGCGTACGACCGGTTCGACGGCGTAGCGGCCGACGGCGACGCGTCGGGTCCGCGGTCGAAGGTGTTCGACACCCTCGACTTCGCGTACTGGTCCGTGACCGTCGAGCGGCCGCTGCGGTTGAACTTCCAGGTCACGCCGGAGCGGCTCGAGAACGTGATGGCGTCGAAGCCGCTCAGCAAGGTCGAGGGGTTGGTCGGGGTGCTGTCCGCATTCGGCGACGAGCTCTACCTCAACCGCGACGAGTTCATGGGGCGGCTCGGCACGCACCTCGGCGCCCACCGCGTCGGGCTGACGACGCCGCAGCGCAAGGCGCTGTGGCAGGCGCTCGGCGAGCGCGACGAGACCGCCGACACCTGCACCGACTCGAAGGGCCGCCCCGAACCCGACACCGGCCTGCGCGACACCGAGATCGTCCCCTTCGGCTGGAGCGACCACCCCAAGGCCGACGACGCCGAGAGAGACACCATCCAGGCGTACTTCGACGCCGAGGTCGCACCCCACGTCCCCGACGCCTGGATCGACTGGACCAAGACCCGCGTCGGGTACGAGATCCCGTTCACCCGGCACTTCTACGAGTACGTCCCGCCCAGGCCGCTCGCCGAGATCGACGCCGACCTCGAGGCGTCCGTCAGCCGGATCCTGGACCTCCTCCGCGAGGTCGAAGCATGA
- a CDS encoding HIT family protein, with product MVSEECEFCEIVDRDDPDVREIYRDESVVAFFPTEPAALGHVLIVPRRHVPDIWSLEPDEAADLSRAALLLADAIREAVTPEGLSVIQSNGDTATQTVPHLHIHLVPRWKDDAIGPIWPVGTDFSEVSKEAAMLDVRDAAERLRSFTELPIAPEDRRKHLDYIQAVVTRQSAASSSAKGWLLPIVTATFGFAITQHTWPLAALGMVAVVLFAYLDANYLRSEKRFRRLYDTVARSTRRVPLFTLDPVDADEILANDAPAMSKWKKAVHTYLPKWSIWASWSIAPFYIALLLLGVGVLIASAS from the coding sequence GTGGTGAGTGAGGAGTGCGAGTTCTGTGAGATCGTCGACCGCGACGATCCCGACGTCCGCGAGATATACCGGGACGAGAGCGTCGTTGCATTCTTCCCGACCGAACCCGCGGCCCTCGGCCACGTGCTCATCGTGCCGCGCCGCCACGTGCCCGACATCTGGAGTCTCGAGCCCGACGAGGCGGCCGATCTCTCACGGGCCGCCCTTCTCCTGGCTGACGCAATCCGCGAGGCGGTGACGCCCGAGGGGCTTAGCGTCATCCAGTCCAACGGCGACACCGCGACACAGACCGTGCCGCACCTTCACATCCACCTCGTGCCGCGATGGAAGGACGACGCGATAGGCCCGATCTGGCCGGTGGGGACGGACTTCTCGGAGGTCTCGAAGGAGGCAGCGATGCTCGATGTCCGCGACGCAGCGGAGCGTCTACGATCCTTTACCGAGCTGCCGATCGCGCCGGAGGACCGGCGCAAGCACCTCGACTACATTCAGGCGGTGGTCACGAGGCAGTCGGCCGCGTCTTCGTCAGCGAAGGGATGGCTGCTGCCTATCGTGACCGCCACGTTCGGTTTCGCGATCACGCAACACACGTGGCCCCTCGCGGCGCTTGGCATGGTGGCAGTGGTGCTGTTCGCGTACCTCGATGCCAACTACCTCCGGAGTGAGAAGCGGTTCCGTCGTCTGTACGACACAGTGGCACGGTCCACCCGCCGGGTCCCGCTGTTCACGCTCGACCCGGTCGATGCCGACGAGATCCTCGCGAACGACGCGCCCGCGATGTCGAAATGGAAGAAAGCGGTTCACACTTACCTACCCAAATGGTCGATTTGGGCCTCGTGGTCGATCGCCCCGTTCTACATTGCATTGCTCCTGCTTGGCGTGGGGGTGCTGATCGCGTCAGCCTCATGA
- a CDS encoding DUF262 domain-containing protein, which produces MTSDADDSPESGERSADLLDRTLSDFELEDLVDGDEAPPAVTYSTQDYPVDGLVKRLERGSMRVPQFGVDDPANATAGFQRGFVWTKGQMDRFIESLLLGYPVPGIFLVKQTDNVMLVLDGQQRLETLRRFYAGTHNARPFALENVSADFRGRTYKTLGEASKLALDDSFMQATIVSTDGSTEVNDAIYRIFERLNSGGTQLTPHEIRVALFAGPLMVLVEELNSFPAWRALFGPPNKRIRDHELVMRIAALYLHAPEYARPLKSFLNNFSAAYRNARELPNDAADLFRRATVILERDAGRGALRRGEVGQVNAAQAEAIIVGLMRKLAQGREPAAVASAISALKGSDEFARVTTRSTADNDAVRDRLSLAAAAFAS; this is translated from the coding sequence ATGACCAGCGACGCAGACGACTCACCGGAATCGGGCGAGCGTTCCGCTGACCTGCTGGACCGCACTCTGAGCGACTTCGAGCTCGAGGACCTCGTGGACGGCGACGAAGCACCGCCCGCGGTCACCTACAGCACTCAGGACTATCCCGTTGACGGACTCGTAAAGCGCCTGGAGCGCGGAAGTATGAGAGTTCCTCAATTCGGAGTCGACGACCCCGCGAATGCGACCGCTGGCTTCCAGCGAGGATTCGTCTGGACGAAAGGACAGATGGACCGCTTCATCGAATCCCTGCTCCTCGGGTATCCCGTCCCAGGGATCTTCCTTGTGAAGCAAACCGACAACGTCATGCTCGTTCTCGACGGCCAGCAGCGCCTAGAGACACTGCGACGCTTCTACGCAGGCACACACAATGCCCGTCCGTTCGCCCTGGAGAACGTCAGCGCCGATTTCCGCGGGCGGACTTACAAGACACTAGGCGAAGCATCTAAATTGGCACTCGACGATTCGTTCATGCAAGCGACGATCGTGTCAACCGACGGCTCTACGGAGGTCAACGATGCCATCTATCGAATCTTTGAGCGCCTGAACTCCGGAGGTACCCAACTTACCCCCCACGAGATCCGCGTCGCACTTTTCGCGGGACCGCTCATGGTATTGGTCGAAGAGCTCAATAGCTTCCCGGCCTGGCGGGCGCTTTTCGGGCCGCCAAACAAGCGGATTCGCGACCACGAGCTCGTCATGCGGATCGCCGCCCTGTATCTGCATGCGCCTGAATACGCCCGACCGCTCAAGTCTTTCCTGAACAACTTCAGCGCCGCCTACCGCAATGCAAGAGAGTTGCCAAACGACGCTGCCGATCTTTTCCGGCGCGCAACGGTCATCCTGGAGAGAGACGCGGGACGCGGCGCCCTGCGCCGCGGGGAGGTCGGCCAGGTGAACGCAGCCCAAGCCGAAGCGATTATTGTGGGCCTAATGCGTAAGCTCGCTCAGGGTCGCGAGCCCGCTGCGGTCGCTTCCGCAATCTCAGCCCTCAAAGGGAGTGACGAGTTCGCGCGAGTTACGACACGCTCGACCGCTGACAACGATGCCGTGCGAGACCGCCTCAGTCTCGCTGCGGCAGCATTCGCGTCCTAG
- a CDS encoding TIR domain-containing protein yields MATKTVFYSFHYERDVNRVQLVRNINALEGQPLLNAQGWEAVRRRGQQAVVDWIDDQMRYKRAVVVLIGQDTAGRPWVIYEIEKAWEDKKPLVGVRIHGLSSFGSADRAGPNPFDAASGVSGIPVFDPTVTGWRGDIDTKATYSNLVDNLEYWVAQAKARAW; encoded by the coding sequence GTGGCGACCAAGACGGTGTTCTACTCCTTCCACTACGAGCGCGACGTGAACCGCGTGCAGCTCGTCCGCAACATCAACGCACTCGAGGGTCAGCCGCTGCTCAACGCCCAGGGCTGGGAGGCGGTGCGCCGGCGTGGCCAGCAGGCCGTCGTCGACTGGATCGACGACCAGATGCGCTACAAGCGCGCCGTCGTGGTTCTCATCGGGCAGGATACCGCTGGACGGCCGTGGGTCATCTATGAGATCGAGAAGGCATGGGAGGACAAGAAGCCGCTGGTCGGGGTCCGCATCCACGGACTCTCGTCGTTCGGCAGCGCCGATCGCGCCGGCCCGAACCCGTTCGACGCCGCGTCCGGCGTCAGCGGAATTCCGGTGTTCGACCCCACCGTCACGGGCTGGCGCGGGGACATCGACACGAAAGCGACCTACTCGAACCTCGTCGACAACCTGGAGTACTGGGTCGCGCAGGCGAAGGCCCGCGCGTGGTGA
- a CDS encoding endonuclease NucS produces the protein MPVEMGLWRIDGARPRRLTAGVLPTEQTLESYLATDPSLLGEPLLVIGRQVPTAYGKYIDLLAIDGDGNLHVLELKRDRTPREVVAQILDYASWVAGLDRDQVIDLANRHLDEPFETAFDSLFDSSPPDELNAELTLTIVATNLDPSSERIVTYLRGFGVPINAVFFSYLEDDERRYLARSWLVAGDEPTSRPAGKRSGKRADWNGRDWFVSFGDGLGRSWEDGERYGFVSAGGDAWYSRTLRSLPVGARVFVHIPKAGYVAVGETLATATRFDEAQVRLDDGWQPLAALPLHATYRHAAEGAPVTDDNSEFVVPVHWLRSSPRSGAYWEKGMFANQNSACKLRQEFTLERLARHFDLDDAAAE, from the coding sequence GTGCCGGTCGAGATGGGTCTGTGGCGGATCGATGGCGCACGGCCGCGTCGCCTCACGGCCGGTGTGCTGCCGACGGAACAGACGTTGGAGTCCTACCTGGCGACCGACCCGTCCCTGCTTGGCGAGCCGCTGTTGGTGATCGGTCGGCAGGTCCCGACGGCCTACGGCAAGTACATCGACTTGCTGGCCATAGACGGCGATGGCAACCTCCACGTCCTCGAACTCAAGCGCGATCGCACGCCGCGAGAGGTCGTGGCCCAAATCCTCGACTACGCGTCATGGGTGGCTGGGCTCGATCGAGACCAGGTCATCGACTTGGCCAACCGTCACCTGGATGAGCCGTTCGAGACGGCCTTCGACAGCCTCTTCGACAGCTCTCCACCTGACGAACTGAACGCCGAGCTGACACTGACGATCGTCGCCACGAACCTCGATCCCAGCTCCGAGCGCATCGTGACCTACCTCCGAGGCTTCGGTGTCCCGATCAACGCCGTCTTCTTCTCCTACCTGGAGGACGATGAGCGCCGCTACCTCGCCCGCAGCTGGCTGGTCGCGGGAGACGAGCCGACGTCGCGCCCGGCGGGAAAACGGTCCGGCAAGCGCGCGGACTGGAACGGGCGCGACTGGTTCGTATCGTTCGGGGACGGCCTCGGCCGGTCATGGGAGGACGGGGAACGGTACGGCTTCGTCTCGGCAGGCGGCGACGCGTGGTACTCGAGGACACTGCGTTCGCTTCCCGTGGGAGCGCGGGTGTTCGTCCACATTCCTAAGGCGGGCTACGTAGCCGTCGGCGAGACGCTGGCGACCGCAACGCGCTTCGACGAGGCCCAGGTCCGCCTTGACGATGGGTGGCAGCCGCTCGCTGCACTACCTCTCCACGCCACCTACCGCCACGCTGCCGAGGGCGCGCCGGTCACGGACGACAACTCGGAGTTCGTGGTTCCCGTGCACTGGCTGCGCAGCTCACCCCGTAGCGGGGCGTACTGGGAGAAGGGCATGTTCGCCAATCAGAACAGCGCGTGCAAGCTGCGCCAAGAGTTCACGCTGGAGCGGCTTGCACGCCATTTTGACCTTGACGACGCCGCGGCTGAGTGA
- a CDS encoding restriction endonuclease subunit S, whose protein sequence is MTRMATIAATAPRGGFHDGDWVESKDQDPDGDIRLLQLADVGDGKFKDKSDRWINEETFRRLRCSWVHPGDILIARMPDPLGRACVVPEGLGKTITVVDVAVLRPDPDQADAGYLTYAINSAKTRSEVERQQDGATRQRIPRKRLGRVSIPLPPLEEQRRIADFLDAETTQIDALIAEQERLIGLLKERRASGILQAVTRGLRDVDLKPSTLTWVDAVPLHWTVANIRRFAAMKTGHTPSRSNPEYWVDTHIPWFTLADVWQVRDGRRTHLGETENTISDLGLANSAAELLPAGTVVLSRTASVGFSGVMPRPMATSQDFWNWVCGPELVPEYLMYLFRAMRGEFNALMIGSTHKTIYQPVAAAIRVPVPPLEEQHEIVARIDERTRKTDALINEAEHNIALSKERRAALITAAVTGQIDVTTGGSA, encoded by the coding sequence ATGACCAGGATGGCGACGATTGCCGCAACTGCGCCCCGTGGCGGCTTCCACGATGGCGACTGGGTCGAGAGCAAGGATCAGGACCCCGATGGTGACATTCGCCTGTTGCAACTCGCTGACGTCGGCGACGGCAAGTTTAAGGATAAATCGGATCGATGGATCAACGAGGAGACATTTCGGCGCTTGCGCTGCTCTTGGGTGCATCCTGGCGACATCCTGATCGCACGGATGCCAGACCCGCTGGGACGCGCGTGCGTAGTGCCAGAAGGTCTCGGCAAGACGATCACTGTCGTGGATGTGGCAGTGCTCCGACCCGATCCTGATCAGGCTGATGCCGGGTACTTGACGTACGCAATCAACAGCGCAAAGACACGTTCGGAGGTCGAGAGGCAGCAAGACGGGGCAACCCGTCAACGGATCCCGCGCAAGCGACTCGGACGGGTGTCGATCCCCCTGCCACCCCTGGAGGAGCAGCGGCGGATCGCGGACTTCCTGGACGCTGAGACCACTCAGATCGACGCGCTCATCGCCGAGCAGGAACGGTTGATCGGGCTCCTCAAGGAGCGTCGAGCGTCCGGGATCCTGCAGGCGGTCACTCGTGGTCTACGCGACGTGGACCTGAAGCCGAGCACGCTGACCTGGGTGGATGCGGTTCCGCTGCACTGGACGGTCGCCAACATTCGTCGATTCGCGGCGATGAAGACCGGTCACACACCCTCTCGGAGCAACCCCGAGTACTGGGTCGATACGCACATCCCCTGGTTCACGCTCGCGGACGTGTGGCAGGTCCGCGATGGTCGGCGAACCCATCTCGGAGAGACCGAAAACACGATCAGCGACCTAGGGCTTGCCAACTCTGCCGCCGAACTACTTCCCGCGGGCACGGTCGTGCTGTCGCGGACAGCGTCTGTGGGCTTCTCTGGTGTGATGCCGCGACCGATGGCGACGAGTCAGGACTTCTGGAACTGGGTATGCGGCCCCGAGCTCGTGCCCGAGTACCTGATGTACCTGTTCCGAGCGATGCGTGGCGAGTTCAACGCCCTCATGATCGGGTCGACGCACAAGACCATCTACCAGCCTGTTGCCGCGGCGATCCGCGTACCCGTGCCGCCGCTGGAAGAGCAGCATGAAATCGTCGCCCGCATCGACGAGCGAACCCGCAAGACCGACGCTCTCATCAATGAGGCGGAGCACAACATCGCGCTGTCGAAGGAGCGCCGGGCGGCCCTGATCACGGCCGCGGTCACCGGCCAGATCGACGTCACGACAGGTGGGTCCGCATGA